CCGACCTTCGCCTCCAGGTCACTGCCCAGCACCTCGGGCAGTTTCTCCCGGAGGTCCTTGATGGCCTGGCTCTGATCCTGCGCCTCGGCGCCGGTGGCCAGCTCCATCGGCACGGTGATCAACTGGATGGACTTGTTGGGCGCCACCGCCTGCGGGCCGGTGACGAAGCCCAGGACGGTCGGGTACTTCTCGGCCGTCAGCGTCTTGGCCGCCTCGGCGATCTTCGCGCTGTCCTGCGGCGTGATCTTGCCCTCGTCCTTGCGCTGGACGACGATCAGTGAGCTGGCCTCGGCCTGCTGCGGGAACGCCTTGCTCGACAGCTCGGCGGCCTGGACGGACTCATATCCCGAGGGCAGGAACTCGCCCTGGTCGGATTCGGTTGTGAGTTTGGGGGAGAAGGCGATGATGACGACTGCCGCCGCCAGCCAGGCCACGATCGTCCACCACGGGTGTCTCACGACGAAGCGTGCGAGCCCAGCGAACATGCGTCTTCCTTCGATTCAGAGGGTTGGATGCGGGATGCGTATCAAACGGTAGAGAACAGGCACCCGTTTGGAGTCACCCGCTGCGCCGAAATCGAAGGTGATACCTCGGGGGGAGCACCTCCTCCTCCAGGAGGGCATGGCGGCGGATAGCCTCGTTCCCATGGACAACGACGTTCACCTGGGTTTCGAGACGGTGGCCATCCATGCCGGTCAGGAGCCGGACCCCGTCACGGGGGCGGTCGTGCCGCCGATCTACCAGGTCTCGACATATAAGCAGGACGGCGTCGGGGGGCTGCGCGGAGGCTACGAGTACTCCCGATCGGCCAATCCGACGCGTACGTCGCTGGAGGTATGCCTCGCCGAGATCGAGGGCGGCGCGCGCGGCTTCGCGTTCGCGTCCGGGCTCGCCGCCGAGGACGCGCTGATCCGCACGATCTGCCGTCCCGGCGACCACGTGATCATCCCGAACGACGCCTACGGCGGCACCTACCGGCTGTTCGCGAAGGTCGCCGAACCGTGGGGCGTCGCGTTCGACCCGGTGCCGCTCGGGGACGTCGCCGCGGTGCGCGCCGCCGTCCGTCCGGAAACGAAGATCATCTGGGTGGAGACGCCGACGAACCCGCTGCTCGGCGTGTCCGACATCGCGGTGCTCGCGTCGATCGCCCGGGACGCCGGCGCGCTGCTCGTCGTCGACAACACCTTCGCCTCGCCCTACCTGCAGCGCCCGCTGGACCTCGGCGCCGACGTCGTCGTGCACTCCACCACCAAGTACATCGGCGGGCACTCCGACGTCGTCGGCGGCGCGCTGATCGCCGCCGACCCGGCGCTCGGCGAGCGGCTCGCGTTCAACCAGAACTCGATGGGCGCCGTCGCGGGCCCGTTCGACGCGTGGCTGACCCTGCGCGGCATCAAGACCCTCGGCGTCCGCATGGACCGGCACTGCGCGAACGCCGAACGGATCGTCGACATGCTCACGCGGCACCCGTCCGTCCGGCAGGTGCTGTACCCGGGGCTGCCGGACCACCCCGGCCACGAGACCGCCGCCAAGCAGATGAAGGGGTTCGGCGGCATGGTCTCCTTCCGGATGGAGTCGGAGGAGGCGGCCGTCCGCGTCTGCGAGCGGACGAAGCTGTTCACCCTCGGCGAGTCCCTCGGCGGCGTCGAGTCGCTGATCGAGCACCCCGGCCGGATGACGCACGCGTCCGCGGCCGGATCGCCGCTGGAGGTGCCCGCCGACCTCGTCCGGCTGTCCGTCGGCATCGAGGACGCCGTCGACCTCCTGCGCGACCTCGAGACCGCGCTGAGCTGAACAAACCACCCTTCCCGCGACGAACTTGATCAAAACATCTATGATGAGCGCGCCAGGTTTCCAGGTG
The nucleotide sequence above comes from Actinomadura algeriensis. Encoded proteins:
- a CDS encoding cystathionine gamma-synthase, with the protein product MDNDVHLGFETVAIHAGQEPDPVTGAVVPPIYQVSTYKQDGVGGLRGGYEYSRSANPTRTSLEVCLAEIEGGARGFAFASGLAAEDALIRTICRPGDHVIIPNDAYGGTYRLFAKVAEPWGVAFDPVPLGDVAAVRAAVRPETKIIWVETPTNPLLGVSDIAVLASIARDAGALLVVDNTFASPYLQRPLDLGADVVVHSTTKYIGGHSDVVGGALIAADPALGERLAFNQNSMGAVAGPFDAWLTLRGIKTLGVRMDRHCANAERIVDMLTRHPSVRQVLYPGLPDHPGHETAAKQMKGFGGMVSFRMESEEAAVRVCERTKLFTLGESLGGVESLIEHPGRMTHASAAGSPLEVPADLVRLSVGIEDAVDLLRDLETALS